The Corynebacterium suranareeae genome window below encodes:
- a CDS encoding carboxymuconolactone decarboxylase family protein, with the protein MVAEDGSLNGPFNAFLLAPGVGAAVQELGSAIRFRSDLCERSREIAILVVAAEWNSDFERDSHEAIARSLGITEAELGGIRKHNFSMLNEGEALIAEVTRQLLAGDLDDHQWKKATKHLRTSTLFELSTLVGYYSMLALQLRVFRV; encoded by the coding sequence CTGGTAGCTGAAGACGGCTCACTCAATGGTCCCTTCAATGCTTTTCTTCTAGCACCCGGAGTTGGAGCAGCTGTTCAAGAATTGGGTAGCGCCATTAGATTCCGCTCTGACCTTTGTGAGCGTTCCAGAGAAATTGCAATCTTGGTGGTCGCGGCAGAATGGAATAGTGATTTTGAGCGTGATTCCCATGAGGCGATTGCTCGTTCTCTTGGTATTACCGAGGCTGAACTAGGTGGAATCCGCAAACATAATTTCTCAATGCTCAACGAGGGGGAAGCCCTCATTGCGGAAGTGACCAGGCAATTACTGGCGGGAGACCTTGATGATCACCAGTGGAAAAAGGCTACAAAGCACCTGAGAACTTCAACGCTCTTCGAGCTTTCTACCCTCGTAGGCTATTACTCGATGCTCGCTCTTCAGCTACGAGTGTTCCGGGTGTAA
- a CDS encoding DNA-3-methyladenine glycosylase yields MAINFLDTADEVAPQLLGCLFTHAGVTIRITEVEAYLGADDAAAHTHKGKTPRNAAMFGPGGHKYVYISYGIHRAGNIVCAPEGTGQGVLLRAGEVVDGIDIAAKRRPGILHHRLAQGPGNLGKTLDLNIDDNHAPINGQDFTLVEPSTHPEWVRGSRIGISKNADAPLRFWIPNDPIVSGKKGRPRIS; encoded by the coding sequence ATGGCTATCAATTTCCTTGACACCGCTGATGAAGTTGCCCCGCAATTATTGGGGTGCCTATTCACCCATGCTGGCGTGACCATCAGAATCACCGAGGTAGAAGCCTACTTAGGAGCAGATGACGCCGCAGCTCACACTCACAAAGGGAAAACACCACGCAATGCTGCCATGTTCGGACCAGGCGGACACAAGTACGTGTATATCTCCTACGGCATTCACCGGGCTGGCAATATTGTGTGCGCCCCAGAAGGCACAGGACAAGGAGTTCTTCTCCGCGCTGGCGAAGTTGTTGATGGCATAGACATTGCTGCGAAACGGCGCCCAGGAATCCTCCATCATCGTCTTGCCCAAGGACCCGGCAACCTCGGGAAAACCCTCGACCTGAACATCGACGATAACCACGCACCCATCAACGGCCAGGATTTCACCTTGGTTGAACCCTCAACTCACCCTGAGTGGGTACGGGGCTCACGCATCGGAATCTCAAAGAATGCCGATGCCCCATTGAGGTTTTGGATTCCCAATGATCCCATCGTGAGCGGAAAGAAAGGAAGGCCTAGGATCTCTTAA
- a CDS encoding ankyrin repeat domain-containing protein: MLEQGADINVRDTEGNTPLHVHSRDWNLSPDLLLRCGADVHAVNNDGESVAYGAAFFPENLTKLIDAGADPFSRANDGSTALPRVLRSADTGQISELAEITVLLTETEFTEEELQEAQELIIRLGEKFEDIREAYNEESVDDAAQNMIWLYNRFEIPEELRASTPQRHDGISRIEL, encoded by the coding sequence ATGCTTGAGCAGGGCGCCGATATCAATGTTCGTGACACGGAAGGCAACACACCGCTGCACGTGCACTCAAGGGATTGGAATTTATCGCCTGATCTCTTGCTCCGCTGCGGTGCTGATGTTCACGCCGTGAATAATGATGGTGAAAGCGTTGCCTATGGTGCTGCGTTTTTCCCTGAGAACCTCACCAAGCTTATCGACGCCGGCGCTGACCCCTTTTCTCGCGCCAACGACGGAAGCACCGCTTTGCCACGCGTGCTGCGCAGTGCTGATACCGGCCAAATTTCCGAGCTTGCTGAGATCACCGTGCTGCTCACCGAAACTGAATTCACCGAGGAAGAATTACAAGAAGCCCAGGAACTCATCATCCGGCTCGGTGAGAAATTTGAAGATATCCGTGAGGCCTACAACGAAGAATCAGTGGATGATGCAGCCCAGAACATGATCTGGCTATACAACCGTTTTGAGATTCCCGAAGAACTACGCGCCAGCACACCCCAACGTCATGATGGCATCTCACGTATTGAATTGTAG
- a CDS encoding DEAD/DEAH box helicase, with protein sequence MAHVLPTINVDSVHDCFGSGALKRGRDYAHDGMVLSLGWNVHNSVLSGSVMGSGNNDYDVDVYLRPQKVGADGYSSDDTVWGVSASRCTCPVGVNCKHGVAVCYATMDHVGFDQEADDSWEENLGSSTISPQSSGDLPRQLSWINVIEDFIGESGRAIAAGVLNPHAMEPQLQEIALSIDVKIQSENNQKYFRSSEEKTLTMQDYAGLEDGDQKQLNIKIRPLRKSDAGNWVKGQISWSVFEHSYLTNSFIAKEQFLAMNQLVQLHQDNLSFTTTDPEFDTRFWSDPRLWDLLKDATATGIPLIGQLAIRNVEIAEAAEVLMDFTQEQGFDGAELMAVTPRIVWQGEYLKFPRIIAPSAIVQLEESTDTTPGLKGKLHARIIPLKTPLSYYQREMIRNSTSLALHPKEQETFFEEYFPTLRNVLPVFSSDHSIEFPTKKLPSLEASVNVTRGKLEDFVVVDWAWRDTAHGLSQEHRDAVMDSVRGVFPDVALTGNMLKGTAVPPFIEHVADKLDALDYVTVKFVGERPNYRELSGDPFVGITTTSTDNDWFDLNFDISIDEVKVPFSSVFIALSQDQDTVLLDDGSYFSLDHPSFDALRGLLAEAQDLEEWDAKSQRVHRNNAGLFEDLADLADEWVPDVALESWLATVRELANIKELPRAAIPTTLNATLRLYQEDGFRWLALLYDLGLGGILADDMGLGKTIQTLALIAHARDHKKESTDSGFLVIAPSSVLSVWRDEAARFLPHLSVEVLDKTAAKRKTDLPINADIVITSYTIARIDEELLASKQWSGIIVDEAQFIKNHTTRSFRAIRSIAQQAKFRLAITGTPMENSLSDLWSLSALTAPGLFPKFKEFKAQFINPIESGSELSAERMAHLQRRIAPFMLRRAKEDVATDLPEKIENTVVLPLTAPHRKLYDAVLQRERKKVLHLLDEDMDANRMSIFRSLTLLRMLALDPFIVDEDNAAIPSTKLEDLLERLEVLTTGEDHQVIVFSQFTSFLKRIAERLEEIVISYSYLDGATRNRSDAIKEFRDNGASVFLISLKAGGFGLTLTEADCVFLLDPWWNPAAENQAIDRAHRIGQTSNVMVYRMVSEGTIEEKVLQLQKKKAELFDALTTGSSTAASGLSVDDVRELFSLD encoded by the coding sequence GTGGCACATGTCCTTCCCACCATCAACGTTGATTCTGTCCATGATTGTTTTGGCAGTGGTGCCCTCAAACGCGGAAGAGATTATGCACACGACGGGATGGTTCTCAGCCTGGGATGGAATGTACATAACAGCGTCTTGAGCGGATCTGTGATGGGCAGCGGGAATAATGACTATGACGTGGATGTCTATCTTCGTCCGCAGAAGGTGGGAGCTGACGGCTATTCTTCCGACGACACCGTATGGGGCGTATCGGCCAGTAGGTGTACCTGTCCAGTGGGCGTTAACTGCAAACATGGCGTTGCGGTGTGTTATGCCACGATGGATCATGTGGGCTTTGATCAGGAGGCCGATGATTCTTGGGAAGAAAACCTTGGATCAAGCACCATTTCCCCACAATCCAGTGGTGACCTCCCGCGCCAATTATCGTGGATTAATGTCATTGAAGATTTCATCGGTGAATCTGGAAGAGCCATAGCAGCTGGTGTCTTAAATCCACATGCCATGGAACCTCAACTACAAGAAATAGCACTTAGCATTGATGTCAAAATTCAATCGGAGAATAACCAAAAATATTTCCGCAGCTCTGAGGAAAAAACCCTCACCATGCAGGATTATGCGGGTCTTGAAGACGGCGACCAAAAACAGCTAAACATTAAGATCCGTCCCCTGAGAAAATCAGATGCTGGCAACTGGGTCAAAGGCCAAATTTCTTGGTCCGTATTTGAGCATTCTTATCTGACAAATTCTTTTATTGCCAAAGAGCAATTCTTGGCCATGAATCAATTGGTTCAGCTCCATCAAGATAATCTGAGTTTTACAACAACCGATCCAGAATTTGATACCAGGTTTTGGAGTGATCCTCGCTTGTGGGATCTACTGAAAGACGCAACGGCAACGGGTATTCCTCTAATTGGACAATTGGCGATCCGGAACGTTGAGATCGCCGAAGCAGCAGAGGTCCTGATGGACTTCACCCAGGAGCAAGGCTTCGATGGCGCAGAATTAATGGCAGTGACCCCACGCATTGTGTGGCAGGGTGAGTACCTGAAATTCCCACGAATTATCGCTCCATCTGCCATTGTGCAACTAGAGGAAAGCACTGACACCACCCCTGGCCTTAAAGGAAAATTGCACGCCCGAATCATTCCGCTAAAAACACCACTGAGTTATTATCAGCGCGAAATGATCCGAAATTCCACGTCTTTGGCGCTTCATCCTAAAGAACAAGAAACCTTCTTTGAGGAATACTTTCCCACGCTACGCAACGTGCTCCCGGTGTTCTCTTCTGATCACTCCATTGAGTTCCCCACAAAGAAGCTGCCTTCCTTGGAAGCATCGGTGAACGTTACACGCGGAAAACTGGAAGACTTTGTTGTCGTCGATTGGGCGTGGCGTGACACTGCACATGGGCTGTCACAAGAACACCGTGATGCCGTGATGGATTCTGTGCGGGGTGTTTTCCCCGATGTAGCATTGACTGGAAACATGCTCAAAGGTACTGCTGTTCCACCCTTTATTGAGCATGTGGCGGATAAGCTTGATGCCCTTGATTATGTCACCGTGAAGTTTGTGGGCGAGCGCCCCAATTATCGGGAGCTAAGTGGCGATCCCTTTGTCGGCATCACCACCACTTCCACTGATAATGATTGGTTTGATCTCAATTTTGATATCTCCATCGATGAGGTCAAAGTGCCGTTTAGTAGCGTGTTTATCGCGCTATCCCAAGATCAAGACACTGTATTGCTTGATGATGGCTCCTATTTCTCCCTTGATCACCCATCCTTTGATGCCCTCCGTGGCCTTCTTGCAGAGGCCCAAGATCTGGAGGAATGGGATGCCAAAAGCCAAAGGGTTCACCGTAACAATGCGGGACTTTTTGAAGATCTCGCTGATTTGGCCGATGAATGGGTCCCAGATGTAGCGTTGGAATCTTGGCTGGCAACCGTGCGTGAACTTGCCAATATCAAAGAGCTGCCCCGCGCTGCCATCCCAACAACGCTCAATGCCACCCTGCGCCTCTATCAAGAAGATGGTTTCCGCTGGTTGGCGCTACTTTATGATCTTGGTCTGGGTGGCATCTTGGCTGATGACATGGGCCTGGGTAAAACCATTCAAACGCTGGCTCTTATCGCCCACGCCCGAGATCATAAAAAAGAAAGCACTGATAGTGGCTTCTTGGTGATCGCACCATCCTCAGTGCTCTCCGTATGGAGAGATGAGGCTGCTCGATTCCTTCCGCACCTGAGCGTGGAGGTACTGGATAAAACAGCTGCGAAGCGCAAAACAGACCTGCCGATTAATGCTGATATTGTGATCACTTCTTATACCATTGCGCGTATCGACGAAGAGCTCCTTGCCTCTAAGCAGTGGAGCGGCATCATCGTTGATGAAGCTCAATTCATCAAAAACCACACCACACGCAGCTTCCGTGCCATTCGGAGCATTGCCCAACAAGCGAAATTCCGGCTTGCAATCACCGGCACCCCAATGGAAAATTCCCTATCTGATCTGTGGTCTTTGAGTGCACTGACCGCGCCGGGGTTGTTTCCTAAGTTCAAGGAATTCAAAGCTCAATTTATTAACCCCATCGAATCAGGCTCAGAGCTGTCAGCTGAAAGAATGGCGCATCTTCAACGCAGAATTGCACCATTTATGCTGCGTCGCGCCAAAGAAGATGTGGCCACCGATCTACCCGAGAAAATCGAGAACACCGTGGTTCTCCCGCTCACAGCGCCACACCGCAAGCTTTATGATGCCGTCTTGCAGCGCGAACGCAAGAAAGTCCTCCATTTGCTCGATGAGGACATGGATGCCAACCGCATGAGCATTTTCCGTTCCCTCACGTTGCTGCGCATGCTGGCGCTTGATCCTTTCATTGTTGATGAGGATAACGCTGCTATTCCATCGACCAAATTGGAAGATCTCCTCGAACGCCTGGAGGTGCTTACCACCGGTGAAGATCACCAAGTCATTGTATTTTCCCAGTTCACCTCCTTTTTGAAGCGTATCGCTGAACGTTTGGAGGAGATAGTAATCAGCTATTCCTATCTTGATGGAGCCACGCGAAACCGCAGTGACGCCATCAAGGAATTCCGCGACAATGGAGCCTCGGTGTTCCTCATTTCCCTCAAAGCAGGTGGTTTTGGGCTCACGCTGACAGAGGCAGATTGTGTGTTCCTCCTTGATCCCTGGTGGAACCCTGCGGCGGAAAATCAAGCTATTGACCGAGCTCATCGCATTGGCCAAACCTCTAATGTCATGGTGTACCGCATGGTTTCTGAAGGCACAATCGAAGAAAAAGTACTTCAACTACAAAAGAAAAAAGCCGAGCTTTTCGACGCCTTAACCACCGGTTCTTCTACGGCAGCCTCCGGACTTTCGGTTGATGATGTTAGGGAGTTATTCTCGCTGGACTAG
- a CDS encoding isocitrate lyase/PEP mutase family protein has product MSTLRQELKNGGVIAPGAHDALTAVLAQKAGFSSVYASGFAFEATQLGAPDMGYATMVELANHIARITHAAPELNIIVDVDTGFGGPNSLYRTVKEFSRVGAAAIQIEDQADPKRCPFLGKRTVVDQDTATARIKLATEARGEDELLIIARTDADEQGMEEIITRCNRFAEAGADLVLPMVNAIDGMRFLDRGPEERMEIYATLITRIDAPVVTLDPPPGFTAQDLFDLGAKVVTMPLISLQAAANAMIEYFDSLKETGSSQRYTAEHPPILPANIEMMKVLGLDAYEDRLNAMPKASPARITP; this is encoded by the coding sequence ATGTCCACATTGCGCCAAGAATTAAAAAATGGAGGCGTCATTGCCCCGGGAGCACACGATGCCCTCACTGCTGTCCTCGCCCAAAAAGCCGGTTTTAGCTCGGTTTATGCATCAGGCTTCGCATTCGAAGCAACACAACTTGGTGCGCCAGACATGGGCTATGCCACCATGGTGGAATTGGCCAACCACATTGCTCGCATCACACACGCTGCCCCCGAACTCAACATCATTGTGGATGTTGATACTGGTTTTGGAGGTCCCAATAGCCTCTACCGAACCGTCAAAGAATTCAGCCGCGTAGGCGCTGCAGCCATCCAAATCGAAGATCAAGCCGATCCCAAACGCTGCCCCTTTTTAGGAAAACGCACAGTAGTCGATCAAGATACCGCCACTGCCCGCATCAAACTGGCAACCGAGGCCAGGGGAGAAGACGAGCTCCTCATCATTGCGCGCACTGACGCTGATGAACAGGGGATGGAAGAGATCATCACCCGCTGCAATCGCTTTGCTGAAGCTGGTGCAGATCTAGTACTTCCCATGGTCAACGCCATCGACGGAATGAGATTCTTAGATCGCGGCCCCGAAGAACGCATGGAAATCTACGCAACTCTTATCACTAGGATTGACGCCCCCGTGGTCACGCTTGATCCCCCACCTGGGTTCACTGCTCAGGATCTCTTTGATCTAGGCGCAAAAGTGGTAACCATGCCGCTGATCTCACTTCAAGCAGCAGCAAATGCCATGATCGAGTACTTTGATTCCCTCAAAGAGACGGGATCCTCCCAGCGCTATACCGCTGAACACCCTCCCATTCTTCCTGCGAACATAGAAATGATGAAGGTGCTTGGCCTTGATGCTTATGAGGACAGGCTCAATGCCATGCCAAAAGCTAGTCCAGCGAGAATAACTCCCTAA
- a CDS encoding cytochrome P450: MNVQEKSVKAPVEVPYPMQSRQDLIVAAELEEELGTLRHDYGSVVPALMPFGEGKCWIAIGYEEVRQVMSDERFVVWKHRGNNYPRLRFNEGNRPPFRMAFDKMDGPEQIARRRVLAKHLSARRVMGMREETRNKIENFLDGFIAHGQGADMMKKFVEHVPLAVISDLLGVPADETDIFLEAALDHMNGRITSEEQANAHINKVNAYFDHLVARRHEEPGDDLISALLNDVGGTWDDEELGGVGFVLLTAGHDSTASIIGGILFWLAHDPERFAYLKHNREVLPRAIEEFLRVVPAGTGTRVRIATEDVEIGGVVVKKDDGIHPVVHPANFDETVFENPDELNFAREGETHLRFGFGSHACPGNQLARMEIREVLDAVLNRFATFEAVNPSENWRGEMLMRGPKELKVNWTLEGDEN, from the coding sequence ATGAATGTTCAGGAAAAATCAGTAAAGGCTCCCGTTGAAGTTCCGTATCCAATGCAATCGCGGCAGGATCTCATCGTTGCTGCGGAACTAGAAGAAGAGTTGGGAACGCTTCGTCATGACTATGGCTCTGTGGTTCCAGCATTGATGCCTTTTGGCGAAGGAAAATGCTGGATTGCTATTGGCTATGAAGAAGTTCGCCAAGTAATGAGCGATGAACGCTTCGTGGTGTGGAAGCACCGAGGAAATAACTATCCCCGTCTTCGGTTTAATGAGGGCAACCGTCCGCCTTTCCGAATGGCTTTTGACAAAATGGATGGACCGGAGCAGATTGCTCGCCGTCGTGTGCTGGCAAAGCACCTGTCTGCTCGTCGTGTCATGGGAATGCGCGAAGAAACCCGAAACAAGATTGAAAATTTCTTAGACGGCTTCATCGCGCATGGGCAGGGCGCGGACATGATGAAGAAATTTGTTGAGCATGTACCGCTCGCAGTTATTTCTGATCTCCTGGGCGTTCCAGCTGATGAAACGGATATCTTCCTCGAAGCAGCACTTGATCACATGAACGGCCGCATTACCTCTGAAGAACAGGCAAATGCACACATCAACAAAGTCAATGCCTATTTTGATCACCTTGTTGCTCGCCGACATGAAGAGCCGGGTGATGATCTCATCAGTGCTTTGCTCAATGACGTCGGAGGTACTTGGGATGATGAGGAACTCGGCGGCGTAGGTTTCGTGCTTCTTACTGCAGGTCATGATTCCACTGCATCCATCATCGGAGGCATTCTCTTTTGGCTTGCCCATGATCCAGAACGTTTTGCTTACTTGAAGCACAATCGCGAGGTCCTGCCACGAGCAATCGAGGAGTTTCTTCGGGTCGTGCCGGCTGGAACCGGTACCCGAGTGCGCATTGCTACTGAAGATGTAGAAATCGGTGGCGTTGTGGTCAAAAAAGACGATGGCATTCATCCTGTGGTGCACCCTGCAAACTTTGATGAAACAGTTTTTGAAAACCCAGATGAGCTGAATTTCGCCAGAGAGGGAGAAACTCACCTCCGATTCGGTTTCGGTTCGCATGCATGTCCGGGAAATCAGCTGGCACGTATGGAAATCCGTGAAGTTCTTGATGCCGTATTGAACCGTTTTGCCACCTTTGAAGCAGTCAATCCATCCGAAAATTGGCGTGGAGAAATGCTCATGCGTGGGCCAAAAGAACTCAAGGTCAACTGGACCCTGGAAGGAGATGAAAACTAA
- a CDS encoding NAD(P)/FAD-dependent oxidoreductase produces the protein MNALIIGAGAAGLAVAEALAERDWEGEITLVGQENYVPYDRPPLSKALLSGEQEFDFVSLCSEENLQDNNITLVKGKSATSLDSTHKFVNFDDGSRMSFDKLIIATGVDARELPATQHIDAALTLRTFEDSMKFRGLMTEGSNILIVGAGFIGLEVAATAILKGCTVHVVEPSPGVLYGKFPDVLSERIRQSHEEKGVNFHFGQVVEHWNAPGGVLESVTLSDGTTITADAALVGIGTIPATGWLADSGLPIANGIMCDAQGLAAEDIYAVGDVSNWFHPLIGENRRIEHRLSAGEQAQIVAAQLTGTNAPALDLPFFWTDQYKEKWQAYGYVDWKADIEIVHDDKEANKLVAVLRKDGVLEAVIGKNAVKQLMPYRRELKLAAQAADAATL, from the coding sequence ATGAACGCGCTCATTATTGGCGCAGGAGCTGCTGGCTTAGCAGTTGCTGAAGCTCTCGCCGAACGCGACTGGGAAGGAGAGATTACTCTTGTAGGCCAAGAAAACTACGTTCCCTATGACCGCCCACCGTTGTCCAAAGCGCTGTTGTCCGGCGAGCAGGAATTCGACTTTGTCAGTCTGTGTTCTGAAGAAAACCTTCAGGACAACAACATCACCTTGGTGAAAGGGAAAAGTGCTACCTCGCTTGATTCCACTCACAAATTCGTAAATTTTGATGATGGTTCCCGCATGAGCTTTGACAAACTCATTATCGCAACGGGAGTGGATGCTAGAGAGCTGCCGGCCACGCAACACATCGATGCAGCCCTGACATTGAGAACTTTCGAAGATTCGATGAAATTTCGTGGGCTCATGACAGAAGGCAGCAACATCCTTATCGTTGGGGCGGGCTTTATCGGTCTGGAAGTCGCTGCAACCGCCATTCTTAAAGGATGCACCGTGCATGTCGTTGAACCGTCACCTGGAGTGTTGTACGGAAAATTCCCGGATGTACTTTCTGAGCGCATTCGTCAATCGCATGAAGAAAAGGGAGTAAATTTCCACTTCGGCCAGGTCGTTGAACACTGGAATGCTCCTGGTGGTGTGCTGGAATCAGTCACATTATCTGATGGCACCACGATCACAGCCGATGCCGCTTTGGTGGGCATTGGCACCATCCCCGCTACCGGGTGGTTGGCAGATTCTGGCTTGCCAATAGCCAACGGAATTATGTGTGATGCTCAGGGCCTTGCGGCGGAAGATATTTATGCGGTGGGCGATGTGTCCAATTGGTTCCATCCTCTGATTGGTGAGAATCGACGGATTGAACACCGCCTGAGTGCAGGCGAGCAGGCACAAATTGTGGCAGCCCAACTAACAGGCACCAATGCACCGGCTCTTGATTTGCCTTTCTTTTGGACTGATCAATACAAGGAAAAGTGGCAGGCCTACGGCTATGTCGATTGGAAAGCCGATATTGAAATTGTCCACGATGACAAAGAAGCCAACAAGCTGGTTGCAGTGCTACGCAAGGACGGGGTACTCGAGGCTGTCATTGGAAAAAATGCTGTGAAACAACTAATGCCGTACCGGCGTGAACTCAAACTTGCTGCGCAGGCTGCAGATGCCGCAACGCTTTAA
- a CDS encoding ferredoxin produces MKVIVDTDRCIAAGACVMEAMEVFDQRDEDGVVVLLQEHPSEDQHDNVRRAVHACPAKAIVLQD; encoded by the coding sequence ATGAAGGTCATCGTCGATACCGATAGGTGCATCGCTGCAGGAGCATGCGTCATGGAAGCAATGGAAGTTTTTGATCAGCGCGATGAAGACGGCGTTGTTGTTTTGCTGCAGGAGCACCCCTCTGAAGATCAGCATGACAATGTTCGCCGAGCAGTGCACGCCTGCCCCGCGAAGGCAATTGTTCTACAAGATTAA
- a CDS encoding SDR family NAD(P)-dependent oxidoreductase, whose amino-acid sequence MTSTSTPTGKLAAVTGGASGIGLASVERLHADGHGVIIIDRSMDAHEVAARLSTPELPVVAKIADLSSAEDIARVTAEIDEEFGGVDILVNNAGIHPKKPDGGHFPIEDITLDQWNLVMDVNMTATFLLSQWAMKAMTQKGWGRIVNVASRAGRMYMPISGAHYAASKAAVISFTRYLAGDCGPFGVTANTVAPGRIKTPLSDVSGLGSSQNLHEEFAKSVPLRRVGRSDELAAAVSFLASEDSSFITGSVVDVNGGIFG is encoded by the coding sequence ATGACATCAACCAGTACTCCCACTGGAAAACTTGCCGCTGTTACCGGAGGAGCGAGTGGAATTGGCCTTGCTTCGGTGGAACGTTTACATGCTGATGGGCACGGTGTGATCATCATTGACCGCTCCATGGATGCGCATGAAGTTGCTGCTCGGTTGTCAACGCCTGAGCTTCCTGTGGTGGCAAAGATCGCAGATCTCAGCAGCGCAGAGGATATTGCTCGAGTGACTGCAGAAATTGATGAGGAATTCGGTGGTGTTGACATCCTGGTCAACAATGCGGGTATTCATCCAAAGAAGCCTGATGGGGGCCATTTCCCCATTGAAGATATCACTTTGGATCAATGGAATCTGGTGATGGATGTCAATATGACTGCCACATTCTTGTTGTCCCAGTGGGCGATGAAAGCAATGACTCAAAAAGGTTGGGGACGCATTGTCAACGTTGCTTCCCGTGCTGGCCGGATGTACATGCCGATCAGTGGTGCGCACTATGCAGCCAGTAAAGCAGCGGTGATCAGTTTTACTCGTTATCTTGCTGGTGATTGCGGCCCCTTTGGAGTCACCGCAAATACTGTGGCACCGGGTCGGATCAAGACGCCATTGTCTGATGTCAGCGGATTAGGATCGAGCCAAAACCTTCATGAGGAATTTGCCAAATCAGTTCCACTCAGGCGCGTGGGTAGGTCCGATGAGTTGGCAGCTGCGGTGTCCTTTTTAGCGTCGGAGGATTCCAGCTTCATCACGGGTTCCGTGGTGGACGTTAATGGTGGAATCTTCGGATAG
- a CDS encoding MFS transporter gives MSRSGSALTGALTATMGVSALLTSGISALGPAVREGLMLSRSELSLFSLVVFITASATSIPWGLLADHLRPLWGITLTFFLAILGLSGAALAPNLAVLLVAALAGGCSLAISATVTNKLVSQFVAFRRRGRVLSTKQMGVQFAQVIAGFLFPAVAVYFGWRAGLAAGVLVAAIGLIIIVFSTRQSFEQQVEQPQRLVSSKNGTTNTRLLSAMVVYALVTALCFQSNLFGLPLMGYEELGFNVSTASTVVVVLGAVGFISRLVWGAFADRPFNIKMVMVALGAGLLAGELAIGLSVWLDVAWIFWLGSVLIGTFFALVPVVLSAVILQNFSAHRIGLISGVISVSTFAGFAAGPLLFGVVADTWSYQHSSAVIVVIAAVASLVPWLLPKNKPLKEIEVVEKMESVRKGA, from the coding sequence ATGAGTAGATCAGGTTCAGCATTAACCGGAGCGCTTACAGCAACAATGGGTGTTTCTGCCTTGCTGACTTCGGGAATCAGTGCGCTTGGGCCTGCGGTTCGGGAGGGCCTTATGCTTTCTCGTTCGGAACTCAGTTTGTTTTCATTGGTCGTTTTTATTACCGCATCCGCGACATCCATTCCGTGGGGGCTGCTTGCAGATCATCTGAGACCGTTGTGGGGAATTACGCTGACATTTTTCCTGGCTATTCTCGGCCTAAGTGGTGCGGCGCTTGCGCCAAATCTTGCGGTGTTGTTGGTGGCTGCGCTGGCAGGAGGTTGTTCCCTGGCCATTTCAGCAACTGTCACCAACAAGTTGGTGAGCCAGTTTGTTGCTTTTCGACGGCGCGGACGTGTGCTGTCCACCAAGCAGATGGGCGTGCAATTTGCCCAAGTCATTGCAGGTTTTTTATTCCCTGCTGTGGCAGTGTACTTCGGGTGGCGCGCTGGCTTGGCTGCGGGTGTTCTGGTGGCTGCCATTGGCCTCATAATCATTGTTTTTAGTACAAGGCAGTCTTTTGAGCAGCAGGTAGAGCAACCACAACGTCTTGTTTCTTCTAAAAACGGTACCACCAACACTCGACTGTTAAGCGCCATGGTGGTGTATGCCTTGGTCACAGCACTGTGCTTCCAGTCAAACCTTTTTGGATTGCCATTGATGGGATATGAGGAACTTGGATTTAATGTTTCTACTGCATCCACAGTGGTCGTGGTTCTTGGTGCCGTTGGATTTATCTCTCGATTGGTGTGGGGAGCATTTGCTGATAGACCTTTCAACATCAAGATGGTGATGGTGGCTCTTGGTGCTGGTCTCCTTGCTGGAGAGCTAGCCATTGGCCTGTCTGTGTGGCTTGATGTTGCGTGGATATTTTGGCTGGGCTCGGTGCTGATTGGCACCTTCTTTGCTCTTGTTCCGGTGGTGTTGTCCGCCGTCATTTTGCAGAATTTCTCGGCCCACCGAATCGGGTTGATTTCCGGAGTGATTTCGGTGAGCACTTTTGCAGGATTCGCTGCGGGACCTTTGCTTTTCGGCGTAGTTGCGGATACGTGGAGCTATCAACATTCATCCGCTGTGATCGTTGTGATCGCAGCGGTAGCAAGCCTTGTCCCATGGCTATTGCCCAAGAATAAACCCCTAAAAGAAATAGAAGTGGTGGAAAAGATGGAAAGCGTGAGGAAGGGAGCATGA